TTTGGGCAACAGGCAAGGCGCCTTGGGCACTCTGGACATGAACAGACCGTCATCTGCCTTCTGGAAGGACAAGAAAGTCCTTATAACCGGGCATACCGGCTTCAAGGGAACCTGGCTTGCGCTTTGGCTTAACAAACTTGGAGCAGAGGTGGCCGGCTTAGCTTTACCTCCAGCAACCACTCCCAATTTGTACCAGCTCACCGGTCTGGAAGAGGATATTCAAAGCCACATTGCAGATATCAGGAACCCGGAAGAAATATCCAACAGTTTGCGAGACAGCCAGCCTGAAATCCTGTTTCATCTCGCTGCGCAATCACTCGTTCGTCCTGGTTACAAGAACCCGGTCGACACCTTTGCCAGCAACGTTATGGGATCGGTCCATGTTCTGGACGCTGCACGGGACAGAAGTTCACTGAAAGTGATCGTGATGGTAACGACCGACAAGGTCTACCATAACAGGGAGTGGCTTCATGCCTATCGTGAAAGCGACAGGCTGGGGGGGCGTGACCCCTATAGCGCCAGCAAGGCTGCAAGCGAAATCGTGATTTCCAGTTACCGGGACTCCTTCCTGCAGGAGCACGAAATTGCCGTGGCGTCGGCCAGGTCCGGCAATGTGATCGGGGGCGGCGACTGGTCAGTTGACAGGCTGATACCCGATGCCGTTCGTGCCTGGCAGAAGGGAGAAGCTGTAAGATTGCGAAATCCTGATGCCACACGCCCCTGGCAGCATGTTCTCGAACCTCTCAATGGCTACTTGCAGCTTGCGGAAAGATTATGGGATCGACCTGATCTTGCGGGAGCCTACAATTTCGGTCCAAACCTGACGGAAACGGCAACGGTTCGATCTGTCCTGGAGAACGCACGACAAGCTTACGGTGCTGGCGAAACGGTGTTCGAGACACCTCCGAATGACGCACTGCATGAAGCAGGCCGCCTTGCCTTGGAAAGCTCCAAGGCCCAGGCATTGCTTGGGCTCATGCCGGTCTGGAGGCTAGAAGAAGCACTGGAGCGAACAATGTCCTGGTATCGGGCTCAGTATCATGGATCTGATGCCCGGTCGTTGTGCGAAGCGGATATCACTCAGTTTGAGGGCTGCACATGAACCGCTTCGAGATCGAGGCATTGCCCCTGGCAGGACTGGCCTGCGTTGTGCGCCAGACGCGCGGTGATGCCAGGGGATACTTTTCACGCCTGTTCTGTTCTGAGGATCTGTTCGAGGCAGGGTGGGAAACCGGCCTTGCTCAGGTCAACCATAGTTATACTCAAAACTCGGGGACGGTCCGCGGTTTCCATTTCCAGAACCCTCCCTTTGCGGAGATGAAGCTGGTTCATTGCCTCCAGGGCGAGGTCTGGGACGTGGCGGTCGATATACGTCACGACTCACCGACATTCCTGCAATGGCATGGGGAGAGGCTTTCCTCGGCCAATGGCAGGGGGATGTTGATTCCCGAAGGTTTCGCGCACGGGTTTCAGGCCCTGAGTGATGATGTGGAATTGCTCTACTTTCACTCAGTGGCGCATGCGCCTGCTGTGGAAGAAGGGCTGAATCCCTTGGATCCGAAGCTGGGCATTTCCTGGCCCTTGCCGATAAGCGTGCTTTCCAAGCGTGATCGTGGCCACCCGTATGTGCAGGACAACTTCAAAGGGATCTGACAGTGAGATGCCGTCATTGCGATACGGAGCTTGAGCTGAGCTTTCTGGATCTGGGAAGTTCCCCGCCTTCCAATTCCTACCTGGATGGTCAGGCCCTGCATGCACCTGAAACCTGGTTTCCCTTGCGTGTTTTGGTCTGCGAAGCCTGCTGGCTGGTACAAACCGAAGATCATGCAGGACGGGAAACATTCTTTTCGGATTCTTATGCCTATTTCAGTTCCTACTCCACTTCCTGGTTAACGCATGCACGGACTTATGTGTATGACATGAAAGCGCGCTTTGGCCTTGGGCCAGACTCCTGTGTCGTCGAGATTGCTGCCAATGACGGCTATCTGCTGCAGTATGTCCAAGAGGCGGGGATACCCTGCTATGGCATAGAGCCGACCCACAGCACAGCCGAAGCTGCCAGGGAGAAAAAGATCGATATAATCGAGGATTTCTTCGGCAGGCAGCTTGCAGGCCAGCTCGCTGCGCAAGATCGGCGGGCAGATCTGATTGCTGCTAAGAATGTTCTGGCTCACGTGCCTGACATCAATGACTTTGTCGGCGGATTTGCTCGACTGCTCAAACCCACAGGCGTGGCCACCTTCGAGTTTCCGCACCTCTTGAACCTTGTGGCGTACAGTCAGTTCGACACCGTCTACCACGAGCACTATTCCTATCTTTCGCTGACAGCGGTTGAGCGGGTTTTTCGTGCGAATGGTCTGTCGATCTTTGATGTAGAGGAGTGGCCGACTCATGGGGGCAGCCTGCGTGTCTTTGCGCAACGCTCGGACTGTGGGGAGCAGGCAACTCACCGGAACGTTGAGAGCGTGATTGCTCGCGAGGAGAAAGCCGGTATCAGGCAGAGAAACTTTTACGAAAGCTTTCAGCACAAGGCAGAGTGGATCAAGAATGATCTGTTGGGCTTTCTCCTGGATGTTCGGAAACAGGGAAAACGTATCGCAGCCTACGGGGCGGCAGCGAAGGGTAATACCTTGCTGAATTATGCCGGTATCAGACCGGACCTCCTGCCGTTTGTGATCGATCGGAATCCTTACAAGCAGGGTCGATACATGCCCGGCAGTCGCATTCCTATTGTTGGAGAAAAACTGCTCCAGGAGGAGAAACCCGACTATCTGTTGCTGCTTCCTTGGAACTTGCAGTCGGAGTTGATGGAGCAACTCAGCTACATATCAGGTTGGGACGGTCGTTTTGTTGTTGCCGTACCTGAGTTGAAGGTCCTGCAGGCAGGATAAAATGCGGGTATTGGTAACCGGAGCGACAGGCTTTATTGGCCGTGCAGTACTAGAAATCCTGGAAACCCATGATGTGGAAACAATCTGCGTCGGACGAACAAGGCCGGTTTCTGACTGTGAATTTCACGCGATGGATTTGCTTGAGTGCCGTGAATTCAAGAGCACATTTCGGGAATTGCGTCCCACCCACTTATTGCATCTGGCGTGGTATACCAAGCATGGGCAATTCTGGGCATCACCTGACAACCTTCGTTGGGTGGACGCCACCATCCGAATGACCGAAGCTTTTTGTGAAGCAGGAGGCCAGCACATAGTGGCTGCCGGGACCTGTGCTGAATATGACCTTTCATATGGATACTGTCGTGAGGATTTGACGCCGCCATCTCCTGAGAGTCTTTATGGAACTGCAAAAGATGCCACCCGGCGTCTTGTGAGCAAGACTTGTGCAGATAAAGGTGTCAGTTGTGCGTGGGGGAGGGTTTTCTTTCCTTATGGAGAGGGGGAGCCGTCAACAAAATTGATACCCCAGGTGGTTAGGGTCTTGTCAGGACGCAGCGATGCACTTGAAGTGAATGGTCACCATTTTCGGGA
The Fodinicurvata sediminis DSM 21159 genome window above contains:
- a CDS encoding class I SAM-dependent methyltransferase; translation: MRCRHCDTELELSFLDLGSSPPSNSYLDGQALHAPETWFPLRVLVCEACWLVQTEDHAGRETFFSDSYAYFSSYSTSWLTHARTYVYDMKARFGLGPDSCVVEIAANDGYLLQYVQEAGIPCYGIEPTHSTAEAAREKKIDIIEDFFGRQLAGQLAAQDRRADLIAAKNVLAHVPDINDFVGGFARLLKPTGVATFEFPHLLNLVAYSQFDTVYHEHYSYLSLTAVERVFRANGLSIFDVEEWPTHGGSLRVFAQRSDCGEQATHRNVESVIAREEKAGIRQRNFYESFQHKAEWIKNDLLGFLLDVRKQGKRIAAYGAAAKGNTLLNYAGIRPDLLPFVIDRNPYKQGRYMPGSRIPIVGEKLLQEEKPDYLLLLPWNLQSELMEQLSYISGWDGRFVVAVPELKVLQAG
- a CDS encoding NAD-dependent epimerase/dehydratase family protein — encoded protein: MRVLVTGATGFIGRAVLEILETHDVETICVGRTRPVSDCEFHAMDLLECREFKSTFRELRPTHLLHLAWYTKHGQFWASPDNLRWVDATIRMTEAFCEAGGQHIVAAGTCAEYDLSYGYCREDLTPPSPESLYGTAKDATRRLVSKTCADKGVSCAWGRVFFPYGEGEPSTKLIPQVVRVLSGRSDALEVNGHHFRDFLHIDDVARGFWALLQQEATGVYNVSSGEPVSIAAVVKELGRLMQSDAHRVQMRKQGEDCGPHLICGDNRKLRELGWRPTLPLQSGLQKTLADLNLH
- the rfbG gene encoding CDP-glucose 4,6-dehydratase, which produces MGTLDMNRPSSAFWKDKKVLITGHTGFKGTWLALWLNKLGAEVAGLALPPATTPNLYQLTGLEEDIQSHIADIRNPEEISNSLRDSQPEILFHLAAQSLVRPGYKNPVDTFASNVMGSVHVLDAARDRSSLKVIVMVTTDKVYHNREWLHAYRESDRLGGRDPYSASKAASEIVISSYRDSFLQEHEIAVASARSGNVIGGGDWSVDRLIPDAVRAWQKGEAVRLRNPDATRPWQHVLEPLNGYLQLAERLWDRPDLAGAYNFGPNLTETATVRSVLENARQAYGAGETVFETPPNDALHEAGRLALESSKAQALLGLMPVWRLEEALERTMSWYRAQYHGSDARSLCEADITQFEGCT
- a CDS encoding dTDP-4-dehydrorhamnose 3,5-epimerase family protein: MNRFEIEALPLAGLACVVRQTRGDARGYFSRLFCSEDLFEAGWETGLAQVNHSYTQNSGTVRGFHFQNPPFAEMKLVHCLQGEVWDVAVDIRHDSPTFLQWHGERLSSANGRGMLIPEGFAHGFQALSDDVELLYFHSVAHAPAVEEGLNPLDPKLGISWPLPISVLSKRDRGHPYVQDNFKGI